The genomic region CGTAGTTGATTTCGGGGAAGATCAATTGTTCCCGAAGACCGAGATTGTAGTTGCCACGCCCATCGAAGGATTTGGGGGACACACCGCGAAAGTCACGGATCCGCGGTAAAGCCACATGGAAAAGTTTATCGAGGAACTCATACATGCGTTCTCCGCGTAAAGTCACTTTGCACCCGATCGAGGCGCCCGCTCTCACCTTAAAGTTGGCGATGGATTTTTTCGCCTTCGTCACAATCGGCTTCTGTCCGGCGATCTGCGTCAAGTCGTTGACCGCCCCGTCAATCAGCTTCGGATCCTGGGTCGCTTCACCCACCCCCATACTGATCACGACCTTTTCCAAACGGGGGACCTGCATAATATTTTTATAACCAAAACGGCTTTGTAAGCTCGGGATAACTTCCTTCTCATATTTCTCCCGCAAGCGAGACATGGTCAGCACCTCCTCCCAAACTCAAAACATTTAGGTGATTTAATCCGTCTCCGTTAATCTTTACTTGATTTGGTGACCACATTTTTTACAGATCCTTACCAATGAACCGTCTGGGTTCCGGTCACGACTAATCCGCGACGGCTGACCACAGCCACCACAAACCAGCATCACTTTAGACACCGAAAGAGGCATCGGTTTATCGATCACCCCGCCTTGGGGATTGTCTTTAGTGGGTTTGGCGTGTTTCTTGACCAGGTTAATCCCTTCCACCAGGACCTTGCCTTCACGACGAAACACCCGTTGAATCTTGCCACGTTTACCTTTATCTTTTCCGGAGAGCACAACAACTTCGTCTCCCTTACGGAGATGGGTCTTGCCTACCATGACTATACCTCCCCTCTGCTTAAGAATTCCCTTGCACCAATTCTATAAGACCTCGGGTGCCAACGAGACAATCTTCATAAAATTCTTCTCTCTCAGTTCCCGCGCCACTGGCCCGAAAATACGGGTTCCCCGCGGATTCATCTGGTCATTGATGATCACGGCCGCATTATCATCAAAACGAATATAGGAACCATCCGGGCGGCGCGTCTCCTTCGTCGTCCGCACCACAACGGCTTTGACGATCTCACCCTTCTTTACCCCGACAATTCCGGCCCCTTTCCGGGCTGCCGAAGGGGGAAGGGCGTCTTTCACCACGGCGATAATCAGGTCGCCGACCCCGGCATAACGTTTTTTGGAACCGCCCAGGACGCGGATGCACATCAGTTTTTTTGCTCCGGAGTTATCAGCCACGTTAAGGTAGGACTCCACTTGAATCATAACTGTATCCCCCTTTCCATCCACATTTTAGAGAGGTTATCGTCCATCGACCAAACCATAAGGGAACGGATTACTCCGCTTTCTTAATGATCGACACAACCCGCCAGCGTTTTTCTTTGCTCAAAGGTCTGGTCTCCATAATCTTCACTTCGTCGCCAATCCGGCACTCGTTGTTTTCGTCATGGGCTTTGAACTTCGTCGTCCGTTTGATAGTCTTTTTATACAACGGGTGCTGTTCCATACGCTCGACAGCAACAACGACCGTTTTGTCCATTTTGTCACTGACAACCCGACCAACTCTCGTCTTTCTCCTGCTTAGACGCTCAGACATTCCTCATTCAACCTCCTTCTATGCCCTAATTTTCGTTTCCCGTTCGTGCATGATCGTTTTCACCCGAGCAATATCTTTCCGAACGGCTTTTACCCGCGCTGTATTATCCAGTTGCCCGGTGGCCAGCTGAAAACGAAGGTTGAAGAGTTCCGTCTTGAGGTCAGCGAGTTTCTTCTGCAGTTCTTCACTGGTCATTGCTCTAATTTCTTCAGCTTTCATTGGACTCACCACCCGCTTCCTCGCGTTTTACGAATTTCGTTTTAATCGGCAGTTTATGCCCGGCCAGGCGTAAAGCTTCACGGGCTAATTCTTCATCAACCCCGCCAATCTCAAACATGATCCGGCCCGGTTTCACCACTGCCACCCAGTGTTCGGGGGATCCTTTACCGCTACCCATCCGGGTTTCGGCCGGTTTGGCCGTGACCGGTTTATCGGGGAAGATTTTGATCCAAACCTTACCGCCACGCTTGATATGACGGGTCAAGGCCACACGGGCCGCCTCGATCTGGACGTTCGTGATCCAACCCGGTTCCACTGCTTGCAACCCATATTCGCCAAGGGTAAGTTGGGAACCGCGGTAAGCCATCCCTTTCATCCGACCACGCATCACCTTACGGTGTTTGACTCTCTTTGGAACCAACATTTACTTTCCCTCCTCACCCTCAGCGGCCTTTTTCTCCGGCAAAACCTCGCCTTTATTAATCCATACTTTCACACCGATCTTGCCGTAGGTAGTATTGGCTTCGGCAAAACCATAATCAATATCAGCCCGCAGCGTATGCAGGGGTACTTTCCCTTCACTGTATCCCTCACTCCGGGCAATCTCGGCCCCCATCAGGCGGCCGCTGCATTTAATCTTGACGCCCAAAGCGCCCAGTTTCATCGCCCGGCTGATCGCCTGTTTCATCGCCCGGCGGTA from Capillibacterium thermochitinicola harbors:
- the rplE gene encoding 50S ribosomal protein L5, whose amino-acid sequence is MSRLREKYEKEVIPSLQSRFGYKNIMQVPRLEKVVISMGVGEATQDPKLIDGAVNDLTQIAGQKPIVTKAKKSIANFKVRAGASIGCKVTLRGERMYEFLDKLFHVALPRIRDFRGVSPKSFDGRGNYNLGLREQLIFPEINYDQIDKIRGMNVVIVTTAQSDEEGYELLKSLGMPFRAS
- the rplX gene encoding 50S ribosomal protein L24, with translation MVGKTHLRKGDEVVVLSGKDKGKRGKIQRVFRREGKVLVEGINLVKKHAKPTKDNPQGGVIDKPMPLSVSKVMLVCGGCGQPSRISRDRNPDGSLVRICKKCGHQIK
- the rplN gene encoding 50S ribosomal protein L14, whose protein sequence is MIQVESYLNVADNSGAKKLMCIRVLGGSKKRYAGVGDLIIAVVKDALPPSAARKGAGIVGVKKGEIVKAVVVRTTKETRRPDGSYIRFDDNAAVIINDQMNPRGTRIFGPVARELREKNFMKIVSLAPEVL
- the rpsQ gene encoding 30S ribosomal protein S17, producing MSERLSRRKTRVGRVVSDKMDKTVVVAVERMEQHPLYKKTIKRTTKFKAHDENNECRIGDEVKIMETRPLSKEKRWRVVSIIKKAE
- the rpmC gene encoding 50S ribosomal protein L29; translated protein: MKAEEIRAMTSEELQKKLADLKTELFNLRFQLATGQLDNTARVKAVRKDIARVKTIMHERETKIRA
- the rplP gene encoding 50S ribosomal protein L16; translation: MLVPKRVKHRKVMRGRMKGMAYRGSQLTLGEYGLQAVEPGWITNVQIEAARVALTRHIKRGGKVWIKIFPDKPVTAKPAETRMGSGKGSPEHWVAVVKPGRIMFEIGGVDEELAREALRLAGHKLPIKTKFVKREEAGGESNES